The DNA sequence TGCCACTTTATCCTGGAGCCGCCGGCCCTGCACCGCTACCGCGTCACGGATTTGCGGCGGGCTTCGGAAATATTCGATATCGGCTACGCGCACACGCTGGCGCGGGCCGAGGAGCTGCGCCGCCTGCTGGAAGAAGATCCGGTAGCCGGACAGGATTGAAATTTCTTTAGTTTTGGCCTCTGACTACTACCATTTCGGCAATAGTCACTTACCTTTTGCATGGAAAAAGCACGAAAGACCTCTACGTTCTGGTATCAGTTTTCCCGTTTCTGGTTTTGGATAACCGGTTGGCATCTAGGACCGAAGGTGCCGCCCGGCATTCCCAAAAGCATGATGATTGCCGCCCCGCACACCAGCAACTGGGACTTCATGTTTGCCCGGGCCGCGTTTTATTTGATGGACGTGGACGTGCGCTTCACGGTAAAAAAATCGTGGGTGGATATTCCGGTGCTGGGCAAGCTGATGCTGGCCCTGGGCGCGCTGCCCGTGGATCGGCAAAAAAATAACAGCCTCGTCGACGGCATGGTGCAGCTCTTCAACGAGCGGGAGGAGCTGGTCATTCTCATTACCCCCGAAGGCACCCGCGCCTACCAGCCCCGCTGGAAAAAAGGCTTCTACTTCGCCGCTATGGGTGCCAACGTGCCGATTCTGCTCGGCTACCTCGACTACAAAAACAAGGAAGCCGGCGTGGGCCCCGCCTTCTGGCCCACCGGCGACTACGAAAAAGACCTGGAGGAAATCAAGGCGTTTTACCGCACCAAGACGGGCCGGTTTCCGGAAAAAGGCGTGCGGTAAGCCGTAATCGGCTTTCTGCCCGTAAATAGGAAAAGGTACGTCCCGAAAAGGCGTACCTTTTCTGCGTAAAGCCCGCTGCCCATTGCTATGGAAAAACTGCAAACCCTCGGCCTGATTCTGTTTGGACTCGTCGTCTTCGTGTGGCGCATGGTGCAGAAAATGCGCGACACCACCCGGCGCGAGCAGCAGGAGCGGCCCCCGGCCCGCGTGCCGCTGCCCAGCACCTCCTTCGAGGAGCTGCTCAAGCAGATGCAGCAGCAAAACCAGCAGGGCAACCCCACTACGGCTCCCGCCCGCACACCCGGCGGCCGAGAGCTGCCCCACGAGGAGGCTCCCAAGGCCCGCACCCTGGAACAGCCCGCGCGCAAAGCCCAGTCGCAGGAGCGCCGCGCCACGAATGTCTCGCTCGAAAGAGCGGCTCCGGTAGCCCGCCGCAACACCGGCCTGGACCACCCGGCTCCGGACAACCCGCTGCGCCGCCCCCGCCCCACGGCTCCCGCTCCCGCCGCCCGGCGCGTCATCACCGACCGGCTCCGCACCCCGGCTGACCTGCGCGACGCCTTTATTCTGAGCGAGATTCTGAAGCGGAAATTTGAGTAGGGCGCTCTTGTTAAGAAACCTACAAACAGAAAAAGCCCGGCGAAACCGGGCTTTTTCTGGGTTAATCCTGGGTCAGTGCGTACGACACCAGATTAGCGCCCATGCGCAGGGCCGCGTCGTGGGTGGCGGGCGGGTCGTCGTAGGTGCCCACGTCTTCCCAGCCGTTGCCCAGGTCGCACTCGTAGCTGTAGAAGCAGACTAAGCGGCCTTTGTAGAGCAGGCCGAAGCCTTGGGGACGCTTGCCGTCGTGCTCGTGCACTTTGGGCAAACCCTTGGGAAACTGAAACTTCTGGTGGTAAATCGGGTGGGAGTAGGGCAGCTCCACGAACTCCAGCTCGGGAAATACCTTCTTCATTTCGGGCCGGATGAACTTGTCGAGGCCGTAGTTGTCGTCGATGTGCAGGAATCCTCCGCCAATCAGGTAGCGGCGCAGGTTTTTGGCCTCTGCCTCCGTAAACGACACGTTGCCGTGGCCGGTCATGTGCACGAAGGGGTAGGTGAACAGCTCCGGCGAATCCAGCTCCACGGTGGCCTCGTCGGGGGCAATGTTGGTGCGCAGCGTCTGGTTGCAGAAGCGGATCAGGTTGGGCAGGCTGGTTTTGTTGGCGTACCAGTCGCCGCCCCCGCCGTAGTGCAGCTTGGCAATGCGGAAGCTGGGTGCTACCGGCGCGGCCGCAGCCAGGGACAAGAGCAGCAGAAAGGAAAGCAGCAGGTTTTTCAGCATAAGGCAGCAAGAGCGTAGATGCTCGTAATAGACTACAAAGTACGGCCAAGGTGGCAAAGTTCAGTCGTGGGGCTACATTGCCGCTATACTAGTGCTTCGTGGCTGCGTTGATTGCCCGGCCGTTCAGGATTCGCGAAGTTGCCGCTATTATCTCGCTGCCGCATGAAAATTCGCCGATTGGCTTCCCTTACAATGGTGCTATTGATTGTCTGGGGCCTTGTGCACACGAGCGTTGTGGTAGCCGACGGCCTGACCGACTCCGGACAGCGGGCCGACGTGGCTGTGGTACTGGGCAACACGGTCAACCCCGACGGCTCGTTGTCGGAGCGGCTGCGGCAGCGGCTGGACTGTGGCCTGCATCTTTACCGGGCGGGGCGGGTGCCGCGGCTGCTGGTCAGCGGCGGTCTGGGCAAGGAAGGCTTTTACGAAGGCAGCAAGATGCGGGACTATCTGCGGCAGCAGGGCGTGCCGGGAAACCGGATTATCGTGGACAATAAAGGCAATACTACGGAGCTGACCGTACGCAATACCCTAAGCCTGCAGGACAGTCTGGGCTTTCGGAGCCTGATTACCGTGTCGCAGTACTACCACCTGACCCGCACCAAAATGCTGTTTCGCAAGGCGGGTTTCACTCACATCAGCAGTGCGAGCCCCCGGTACGTAGAGTGGCGGGATGTTTACTCCCTGGGTCGAGAGTTCGTGGGCTATTATCAGCAGCAGCTGTTTTAAAACCATACCATGCACTTCCCAGGTTTTTGCCGCGTTGCGCTTTGGCCCGTAAAAAGTCGTTTCTTGCCTTGTACTGCGCCTCCGGCCCACTAGTTCTATTCCTTCTAACCAACCTATTGCATGATTACCGGCAACGATTTAGTGAACCTGGGCCTGAAGCCCGGCAAGTGGTTTAAAGCCGCCCTGGAGCACATCAACACGCACAATCTGGAAGGCGACGCCCTGCAGACCTACCTCAACACGGTAAAGCCCGCCCCGGAACTGCCGCTGTTGGCTCAACCCGTGCCGTTTCACGAGAACATCCGCGCCGACTCGGCCGTGGAGCAGGCCAACATCGACTACGTGCGCCAGTCGATGCAGCTGCTCATGCGCACGCCCACGGTGGTGGCCGGTGCCATCATGCCCGACGCCTGCCCGGCCGGTCCGCTGGGCACGATTCCGGTGGGCGGCATCGTCGTCGCGCGCAACGCCATTCACCCCGGCATGCACAGCGCCGATATCTGCTGCTCGGTGATGCTGACCAACCTGGGCCAGGCCGACCCCAAAACCGTGCTCGACGCGGCCCAGCAGATTACTCACTTCGGGCCCGGCGGCCGCCCCGAAGGCC is a window from the Hymenobacter aquaticus genome containing:
- a CDS encoding DUF4159 domain-containing protein, producing the protein MLKNLLLSFLLLLSLAAAAPVAPSFRIAKLHYGGGGDWYANKTSLPNLIRFCNQTLRTNIAPDEATVELDSPELFTYPFVHMTGHGNVSFTEAEAKNLRRYLIGGGFLHIDDNYGLDKFIRPEMKKVFPELEFVELPYSHPIYHQKFQFPKGLPKVHEHDGKRPQGFGLLYKGRLVCFYSYECDLGNGWEDVGTYDDPPATHDAALRMGANLVSYALTQD
- a CDS encoding 1-acyl-sn-glycerol-3-phosphate acyltransferase gives rise to the protein MMIAAPHTSNWDFMFARAAFYLMDVDVRFTVKKSWVDIPVLGKLMLALGALPVDRQKNNSLVDGMVQLFNEREELVILITPEGTRAYQPRWKKGFYFAAMGANVPILLGYLDYKNKEAGVGPAFWPTGDYEKDLEEIKAFYRTKTGRFPEKGVR
- a CDS encoding YdcF family protein, translated to MHTSVVVADGLTDSGQRADVAVVLGNTVNPDGSLSERLRQRLDCGLHLYRAGRVPRLLVSGGLGKEGFYEGSKMRDYLRQQGVPGNRIIVDNKGNTTELTVRNTLSLQDSLGFRSLITVSQYYHLTRTKMLFRKAGFTHISSASPRYVEWRDVYSLGREFVGYYQQQLF